From Brassica oleracea var. oleracea cultivar TO1000 chromosome C3, BOL, whole genome shotgun sequence, a single genomic window includes:
- the LOC106332762 gene encoding uncharacterized protein LOC106332762 has protein sequence MEFCLSHPLLLGALASMVLYHNRRSKPNSLAEEIATVVKEVDKVHGMVFWSPLYWESIEMLARDEVSRGIFYALPDESKLHYLKRKTKASMDPEFEHFW, from the exons ATGGAGTTTTGTCTGTCTCATCCTTTACTTCTAGGGGCTTTAGCTTCGATG GTTTTGTATCACAACAGGAGATCTAAACCTAATTCACTGGCTGAGGAAATAGCCACCGTCGTTAAGGAAGTAGACAAGGTCCATGGGATGGTTTTTTGGAGCCCTCTTTATTGGGAATCTATAGAAATGCTTGCAAGAGACGAGGTTTCACGAGGCATATTCTATGCACTTCCAGATGAATCTAAGCTGCATTACTTAAAGCGCAAGACAAAAGCTTCTATGGACCCAGAGTTTGAACACTTTTGGTGA
- the LOC106333938 gene encoding transcription factor bHLH53-like has product MSSTDCLSHFFNWDPPIQLRDCFIPDMDMITPETDSLFFQSQPPMQFHQPLFQEEAPSQNLIELTDLDSFCDQFLPLQETYLPYPKAEIFDETYNFDSFLPTPKRQKIVNSSYHCNTHTHFPNSNLDFLPEASVFPEFRVPDFPLVFKAGLGDQDGAKKPKLSSQSMAARERRRRIAEKTHELTKLIPGGQKLNTAEMFQAAAKYVKFLQSQVGILQMMQTTKKTQGITDVEIETQFLLESQAVQEKLSTKELCLVPCEMVRDLTSEESIWRNPKISREINKLLSTDLAN; this is encoded by the exons ATGTCCTCCACGGATTGTTTAAGCCACTTCTTTAATTGGGATCCTCCTATCCAGCTCCGGGATTGCTTTATTCCAGATATGGATATGATTACCCCGGAAACCGACAGTTTATTCTTCCAATCTCAACCGCCAATGCAGTTTCATCAGCCATTGTTTCAAGAAGAAGCTCCTTCACAGAACCTTATAGAGCTCACTGACTTGGACTCTTTCTGTGATCAGTTTCTTCCTCTCCAAGAAACATATCTTCCCTACCCTAAAGCTGAAATCTTCGATGAAACATACAACTTTGATTCCTTCCTTCCCACGCCAAAACGCCAGAAAATTGTTAACTCAAGCTACCACTGTAACACTCACACCCATTTCCCAAACTCTAACCTTGATTTCCTTCCAGAAGCTTCCGTCTTCCCTGAGTTTCGAGTTCCGGACTTCCCCTTGGTGTTCAAGGCAGGTCTAGGAGATCAAGACGGGGCCAAGAAACCAAAGCTTTCATCTCAGAGCATGGCGGCTCGAGAGAGGAGACGAAGAATCGCTGAGAAGACCCACGAGCTCACGAAACTAATCCCCGGTGGACAGAAACTTAACACCGCCGAGATGTTCCAAGCCGCGGCGAAGTATGTCAAGTTCTTGCAAAGCCAAGTTGGCATCCTCCAAATGATGCAAACCACAAAGAAG ACGCAGGGTATCACTGATGTGGAAATAGAAACTCAGTTTTTGCTTGAGTCGCAAGCAGTCCAGGAGAAGCTATCAACGAAGGAATTATGTTTAGTTCCGTGTGAAATGGTTCGAGATCTAACAAGTGAAGAATCCATTTGGAGAAACCCAAAGATTTCTCGAGAGATCAACAAGTTACTGTCCACAGATCTGGCTAACTAG
- the LOC106331821 gene encoding coatomer subunit epsilon-2, producing the protein MAGMGAGPDHLFNLRNTFYLGAYQTAINNSEIPNLSPEDAVERDCLVFRSYIALGSYQLVISEIDEAAATPLQAVKLLAMYLSSPDNKESTISSLKEWLADSTIGNNAILRLIAGTVFMHEEDYNEALKHTHAGGTMDLHALNVQIFIKMHRSDYAEKQLRVMQQYDEDHTLTQLATAWLNLAVGGSKIQEAYLIFQDFSERYPMTCLVLNSKAVCCMQMGNFDEAESLLLEALNKDAKDPETLANLVVCSLHVGKSSSRYLSQLKLSHPEHVLVKRVSSAEDNFERALQSIA; encoded by the exons ATGGCAGGGATGGGAGCAGGACCAGATCACCTCTTCAACCTCCGAAACACCTTTTATCTGGGAGCTTATCAAACGGCGATCAACAACAGCGAGATCCCTAACCTCTCCCCGGAGGACGCCGTGGAACGCGACTGTCTCGTCTTCCGCTCGTACATAGCCCTCGGTAGCTATCAG CTTGTCATCAGTGAGATCGATGAAGCCGCCGCGACTCCATTGCAGGCAGTCAAGCTCCTCGCTATGTATCTATCGAGTCCTGATAATAAG GAATCAACCATTTCGAGCTTGAAGGAATGGTTGGCAGATTCAACAATAGGAAACAATGCTATCTTGAGGTTGATTGCTGGTACTGTTTTCATGCATGAGGAAGATTATAATGAAGCTCTGAAACACACTCATGCTGGAGGAACTATGGATCT GCATGCCTTGAATGTCCAGATATTCATTAAGATGCACAGATCAGATTACGCTGAGAAGCAGCTTAGAGTGATGCAACAGTATGACGAAGACCATACTCTCACTCAACTTGCTACCGCATGGTTGAACTTGGCAGTG GGTGGCTCGAAGATACAGGAAGCTTACCTCATTTTCCAGGATTTCTCTGAGAGGTATCCAATGACATGCTTGGTTTTGAATAGCAAAGCAGTTTGCTGTATGCAAATGGGTAATTTTGATGAAGCTGAATCACTACTGCTTGAAGCACTCAACAAG GATGCTAAAGACCCAGAAACTCTTGCAAACCTTGTCGTCTGCAGTCTTCATGTTGGCAAATCATCTTCACGTTACTTAAG CCAGCTTAAACTATCACACCCTGAACATGTGCTTGTGAAGCGTGTATCATCAGCCGAAGATAACTTCGAGCGAGCGCTTCAATCTATCGCTTGA
- the LOC106329858 gene encoding uncharacterized protein LOC106329858 translates to MSPPALFVFEDDLNSKWSNEELHRLSVFARENSNPNFNILVKNAALQNQHTVSSVLSRPSVKDESFRMVLPLVMSPPRDKAVPLPVLPEPMMKPQKKLGRQETMFAVGKSRYHEKNLNHEEEALKCSAFCLSLLGFGKKKTARSPKRKDSSIKKKMIKGSSFSNSIVSLGASFEKFEYGSWVSATALARENDRLYFDLPLEMIQCGRGGGGNVQEPVSSGLLLDKETESLALKSVLKTSLSGREERSLAETSSQRLVRFSNMTSVSCPTSPRSTCLNVKARDDFNTFFAAQKAWKT, encoded by the exons ATGTCTCCTCCAGCGTTGTTTGTGTTTGAAGATGATTTAAACAGTAAATGGAGCAATGAAGAGTTGCACCGTCTCAGTGTTTTTGCCAGAGAAAACTCTAACCCTAATTTCAATATCTTGGTGAAGAATGCGGCTCTGCAGAACCAGCATACCGTTTCCTCAGTTCTCTCCCGCCCATCTGTGAAAGATGAAAGCTTCAGAATGGTCTTACCTCTGGTGATGTCTCCACCGAGAGATAAAGCCGTGCCACTTCCTGTTCTTCCCGAGCCGATGATGAAACCACAGAAGAAGCTTGGCCGCCAAGAAACCATGTTTGCTGTAGGAAAATCTCGGTATCATGAGAAAAACCTAAACCATGAAGAAGAAGCTCTCAAATGCAGTGCCTTCTGTTTATCCCTCCTTGGTTTTGGGAAGAAAAAAACTGCGAGGTCACCGAAAAGGAAGGATTCATCTATAAAGAAGAAAATGATCAAAGGGTCATCGTTTTCAAACTCCATTGTCTCCCTAGGTGCCTCATTCGAGAAATTTGAATATGGCTCATGGGTTTCAGCAACTGCTCTGGCCCGAGAAAACGACCGATTGTACTTCGACCTGCCGTTGGAGATGATCCAATGTGGCCGTGGAGGCGGTGGAAATGTGCAAGAACCGGTGAGTTCCGGTTTATTGTTAGACAAGGAAACAGAAAGTTTAGCTTTGAAAAGTGTTCTGAAGACTTCTCTGTCCGGAAGGGAAGAAAGAAGTTTGGCTGAGACGTCTTCGCAACGCCTTGTCAGATTCTCGAACATGACCTCGGTTTCATGCCCGACTTCACCTCGATCGA CTTGCTTAAATGTTAAAGCTAGAGATGACTTCAATACGTTCTTTGCAGCACAGAAAGCGTGGAAAACTTAA